The genomic stretch ACGCCCAGGAGCTCCTCGGGGGCGTGTTCCTCGCCGCCGATCGGCTCCGACGCCGGGCCTCGGACCCGGAGGGCGTGCTCGCCCTCGTCGACCTCTCGGCGACGATGGCGTCGATGCGCCTGCCCTTCGGCTTCGACCCCGTCGTCTGGGACGACCTGGTCCGGGCGGCGACGGGGCTCGCCGCGGCGCTCACCGCTGAACCGGGCAGCGACGGTGACGTCGGCGACGAGCGGGTCGAAGAGCTCGCCGACGAGCTCCGGGCCCGGCTGAGGCCGCTCGTCTGAGCGCCGGTAGCCTCGGGCCCGTGGTGGTCCTGGCCGACTTCGAGATCTACTGCTCGCGTCCCCACGCGCCCACCCGTCGAGTGGCGCTGGGCGAGATGGATCTCCCGTGCGAGCCGGCGCCCGGGTTCGGTGGCGTGCTCCTGGCCGGGGTGGTGGCCGAGCACGTGCCGGGCATCGATCCCGACCACATCCCCGACATCAAGCGCCTCACCCTCGAGCTGGAGCAGGGTCGGCCGATCCCGCAGCCGCGGTTGCGCCACCGGTTGCAGGTCGACACGGTCGGCCTGTCGTCCGTGCGCCACCGCCTCATGGGCGACGGCGAGCGGCTCTGGTTCGACTTCGGCGACAGCGGCGCACCGGAGCAACAGGTGCTCGGCGCGATCTACGCCGCCGGGACGCTCGACGCCCACGTCCTCCCGAGTGTGATGGCGTCGCTGCGTCGGGCCACCAAGTGGGTCGGACCCGTCGGCGACGACTTCATCGCCGTCGTCGCGGGCGGGAAGCGGGGGGTGTCGTTCGGTCGCGCCGCGGTGGAGAACCCCACGGCGTGGGCGATGAGCGTCATGGGCTTCGAGGCAGGAGGCATCGCCACCGCCGTGGCGGCGCCGCCGGTGGGCGACGTGATCCGTCGCTACCGGGCACTGCTGCGCGAGGCCCATCCCGACCACGGCGCGGAGAACGACGGCGCGGCCCAGCGCATCGCCGACCTCGCCGAGGCGCGGCGCATCCTCACCGGTCGCTGATCGCCACGCCGAGTGCCCGGCCGTCCTCGTGCCCGGCGTCGCCCCACCGACCCGTCCGGTACGGTGCGCGACGATGCCCTCGCTCGATCGTCCCCGCCTCGGCGACGTGCCCCGGGCCGCTCCCGCGGTGGTGGCCGAGCACCGTGCCTCGGGGTGGTGGGGCGACGCCACCCTCGGGGACGCGTTGGCCGCCAACGCCGTCGGTCGGCCGCACGACCGGGCGTTCGTCACCGTCGACCGCTCCGTCTCGTGGGGTGAGCTCGAGCGGTCCGTGACGGTGCTGGCCGAGGTGCTGGCCGGACTCGGTCTCGACCGCGGCGACCGGGTCGCCGTCGTCCTCCCCGACACCGACCTGGTCCACGTGGCGCTGCACGCCCTTCCCCGCGCCGGGCTCGTGGCCATGGGGATCGGCACCCGGGCCGGCGACGCCGAGGTGGCTCACCTGGCGGCCCGTTCCGGGGCGCGGGCGCTGGTGACGACGGCCGCCCTGCGGGGGCGTCCCGCCGACGACCTGGTCGACGCCGTCGCTGCGCTCGGCCACCGCGTCGAGCACCTCGTGGTGATCCCCGACGAGCCGTGTGTGGTCGGCGATCAGGTCCTCGTCGACGGACGTCCCGGCCCCGTCGGCGTGCTCGACCCGGGTCTCGAGCTCGGCCCCGACGAGCTGTTCCTGCTCAACTCGACCTCGGGGACGACCGGTCTGCCGAAGTGCGTGATGCACACCCAGAACCGGTGGATCGCCTACCACCGCCTGGCCGTGCGCGCCGGCGGCTTCGGGGACGACGAGGTGTTCATGAGCCTCCTCCCGGCGCCGTTCGGGTTCGGGCTCTGGACCTCCCACTTCACGCCGACGCTGCTGGCCAGCCCGACGGTCGTGATGGAGCGCTTCGACGCCGACCTCGCCCTCGATCTCGTCGAGCGGGAGCGGGTCACCGTGCTGTGCTGCGTCAGCACGCAGTTCATCATGCTGCTCAACGCCCAGGCCGAGCGTCCCCGCGACCTCTCCTCGTTGCGGTCGATGTTCACCGGTGGCGAGGCCGTGCCCTTCGAGCGGGCCGCCGAGTTCGAGCGCGAGACCGGCGCCGCGGTGTTGCAGTTCTACGGCTCCAACGAGACCGGTGCGCTGAGCGGCACGACCGTCGCCGACGATCGTGACGTTCGTCTGCGCACCGCCGGGCGGATCATCGACGAGATGCACGTCCGGCTCTTCGACCCCGACGACGGCTCCGACATCACCGGATCGGGCCGACCGGGGCGACCGGG from Acidimicrobiales bacterium encodes the following:
- a CDS encoding acyl--CoA ligase, yielding MPSLDRPRLGDVPRAAPAVVAEHRASGWWGDATLGDALAANAVGRPHDRAFVTVDRSVSWGELERSVTVLAEVLAGLGLDRGDRVAVVLPDTDLVHVALHALPRAGLVAMGIGTRAGDAEVAHLAARSGARALVTTAALRGRPADDLVDAVAALGHRVEHLVVIPDEPCVVGDQVLVDGRPGPVGVLDPGLELGPDELFLLNSTSGTTGLPKCVMHTQNRWIAYHRLAVRAGGFGDDEVFMSLLPAPFGFGLWTSHFTPTLLASPTVVMERFDADLALDLVERERVTVLCCVSTQFIMLLNAQAERPRDLSSLRSMFTGGEAVPFERAAEFERETGAAVLQFYGSNETGALSGTTVADDRDVRLRTAGRIIDEMHVRLFDPDDGSDITGSGRPGRPGCRGPVTCLGYWADDEANAALFTDDGWMLMGDIVEIDPEGVLTVVGRTSDFVIRGGKNISAPAVEAEIGTHPAVAMVAVVAWPDPVFGERVCAYVEVRPGHAVELDGITDHLRRRGVSREWWPERLVVVDELPRSSGGKVAKGELRVDAERRAAAEAVSP